One stretch of Planococcus sp. PAMC 21323 DNA includes these proteins:
- the gyrB gene encoding DNA topoisomerase (ATP-hydrolyzing) subunit B produces MAMEEKGLQESYEASQIQVLEGLEAVRKRPGMYIGSTGARGLHHLVWEIVDNSIDEALAGHCTEIRVSIEPDNWIRVEDNGRGIPVGMQEKMGRPAVEVIMTVLHAGGKFGGGGYKVSGGLHGVGASVVNALSETTEVYVNRDEKRHYIKFERGAVIEELKVIGDSDHTGTTIRFKADAEIFKETTVYEFDILDHRLRELAYLNRGLKIVVKDEREGEEKEKNYHFEGGIKSYVEHLNKSKDPLHEEAIFVEAERDGITVEVAMQYNAGYAANIFSFANNINTHEGGTHESGFKTALTRVVNDYARKKNLLKEQDLNLTGDDVREGLTAIISIKHPDPQFEGQTKTKLGNTEVSTIVNNLFSGGFDRFLLENPTVAKKIVEKGIMASHARMAAKKAREFTRRKSVLEVSSLPGKLADCSSRDPKISEIYIVEGDSAGGSAKSGRDRHFQAILPLRGKILNVEKARLDRILTNEEIRNIITALGTGIGEEFNLEKARYHKVVIMTDADVDGAHIRTLLLTFLFRYMRPLLEAGYIYIAQPPLFQIKQGKHIEYVYTDEQLKTALENLSPTPKPNIQRYKGLGEMNATQLWDTTMDPDVRTLLQVTLNDAMVADETFHILMGDDVEPRRNFIEENAKYVKNLDV; encoded by the coding sequence ATGGCTATGGAAGAAAAAGGTCTACAAGAATCATATGAAGCGAGTCAGATTCAAGTTTTAGAGGGATTAGAAGCTGTTCGTAAAAGACCAGGTATGTATATAGGATCTACAGGAGCAAGAGGGCTACACCATTTAGTTTGGGAAATCGTTGATAATAGTATCGACGAGGCACTCGCTGGTCATTGTACAGAAATCCGTGTATCTATCGAACCAGACAACTGGATTCGTGTAGAAGATAATGGACGTGGAATTCCTGTTGGTATGCAAGAAAAGATGGGCCGTCCAGCAGTAGAAGTTATTATGACAGTACTTCATGCAGGCGGTAAATTCGGCGGCGGCGGTTACAAAGTATCCGGTGGTCTTCACGGGGTAGGCGCGTCTGTAGTAAACGCTTTGTCTGAAACAACTGAAGTATATGTAAATCGTGACGAAAAAAGACATTATATTAAATTTGAACGCGGAGCGGTAATCGAAGAACTGAAAGTGATTGGAGATTCAGATCACACAGGGACGACGATTCGTTTTAAAGCAGATGCGGAAATCTTTAAAGAAACTACCGTCTATGAATTTGATATTTTAGACCATCGCTTGCGTGAACTTGCTTACTTAAACCGTGGCTTGAAAATCGTTGTGAAAGACGAGCGCGAAGGCGAAGAAAAAGAAAAAAATTACCATTTCGAGGGCGGTATTAAATCGTACGTCGAACATTTAAATAAATCAAAAGATCCACTTCATGAAGAAGCTATTTTTGTTGAAGCTGAAAGAGACGGCATTACTGTTGAAGTTGCGATGCAATATAACGCAGGTTATGCAGCCAATATCTTTTCTTTTGCTAACAACATTAATACACACGAAGGCGGAACACACGAATCTGGATTTAAAACGGCCTTGACACGCGTAGTTAATGACTATGCTCGTAAAAAGAACTTGTTGAAAGAACAAGATCTTAATTTAACTGGAGATGACGTGCGCGAAGGATTGACTGCAATCATTTCTATCAAACACCCAGATCCACAGTTTGAAGGTCAAACAAAAACTAAACTTGGCAATACGGAAGTCAGCACCATCGTTAATAATTTATTCTCTGGCGGGTTTGATCGATTCTTATTAGAGAATCCTACCGTTGCAAAGAAAATTGTTGAAAAAGGGATTATGGCTTCTCATGCACGTATGGCTGCTAAAAAAGCGCGTGAATTTACACGTCGTAAATCAGTTCTTGAAGTATCAAGTCTGCCAGGTAAACTTGCTGATTGTTCATCGCGTGATCCAAAAATTAGTGAAATTTACATTGTTGAGGGTGACTCAGCTGGCGGATCAGCAAAATCAGGTCGTGATCGTCATTTCCAAGCAATTTTACCGTTGCGCGGAAAAATCTTGAACGTTGAAAAAGCTCGTCTTGATCGAATTCTGACTAACGAAGAAATTCGTAATATCATTACAGCATTAGGTACAGGAATCGGCGAAGAATTCAACCTTGAAAAAGCGCGTTATCATAAAGTCGTTATTATGACAGATGCCGATGTCGATGGAGCGCACATTCGTACGTTGCTATTAACATTCCTTTTCCGTTATATGCGTCCATTGCTTGAAGCTGGTTATATTTATATTGCCCAGCCACCATTGTTCCAGATCAAACAAGGCAAGCACATTGAATATGTTTATACAGACGAACAATTAAAAACAGCACTTGAAAACTTATCTCCAACGCCAAAACCGAATATTCAACGCTATAAAGGGTTAGGAGAAATGAACGCAACACAATTATGGGACACAACAATGGATCCAGATGTTCGGACATTGCTGCAAGTTACATTAAACGATGCGATGGTAGCAGACGAAACTTTCCATATTTTAATGGGTGACGATGTTGAACCACGCCGTAACTTTATCGAAGAAAATGCAAAATACGTTAAAAACTTAGACGTTTAA
- the gyrA gene encoding DNA gyrase subunit A, which yields MAERPSSGVEEINISTEMRTSFLDYAMSVIVSRALPDVRDGLKPVHRRILYAMHDLGITAEKGYKKSARIVGDVIGKYHPHGDSAVYETMVRMAQDFSYRYMLVDGHGNFGSVDGDSAAAMRYTESKMSKISMELLRDLNKNTVDYRDNYDGQEKEPIVLPSRFPNLLVNGTSGIAVGMATNIPPHHLGETIDAVLALADNPAITTEELMEHIEGPDFPTGGIILGRSGIRRAYETGKGSVLIRSVVDIETKPNGKEVIIVNEIPFQVNKARLIEKIAELVRDKKIDGITDLRDESDRNGMRIVIEVRRDASASVLLNNLYKQTAMQTSFGLNMLALVDGRPKVLSLKEILFHYLEHQKVVIRRRTQFELTKAEDRAHILEGLRIALDHIDAIIALIRGSQTAEQARNGLMTDFNLTERQSQAILDMRLQRLTGLERDKIEEEYQALVKLIEELRYILANDYRILEIIKEEMLEIKERFSDKRRTEITTGGAEMFEDEDLIPVEATVLTLTHNGYIKRLPANTYRSQKRGGRGVQGMGTNEDDFVEHLLYTSTHDTILFFTNKGKVYRKKGYQIPEYGRTAKGLPLVNLLEISKEEKVTAVIRVKEFKEDSFFFFTTREGLSKRTPVTNYANIRQNGLIAISLREEDELISVKLTDGTKEMVIGTKDGALIRFPETDIRSMGRTASGVRGIRLREGDAVVGMEILDPNDNVLVITEKGYGKQTKESEYRVQSRGGMGIKTCQITDKNGPLVAVRTVNGTEDIMLITVNGILIRMDVNDISTTGRSTQGVRLIRLGDDEVVATVAKVKKDIDVPEELEEGDEENAETAVNENSEANEVVADDQVDLIEETPEEDGE from the coding sequence ATGGCTGAACGGCCGAGCAGTGGTGTTGAAGAAATAAACATAAGTACGGAAATGCGGACTTCATTTTTAGATTATGCAATGAGTGTTATCGTATCCCGCGCCTTACCAGATGTACGTGATGGATTAAAGCCAGTTCATCGCCGCATTCTTTATGCAATGCATGATTTAGGCATTACAGCAGAGAAAGGCTATAAAAAATCAGCGCGTATCGTTGGAGATGTTATTGGTAAATACCATCCTCACGGTGACTCTGCTGTTTATGAAACCATGGTTCGTATGGCGCAAGATTTCAGTTACCGCTATATGCTTGTAGATGGACACGGAAACTTCGGGTCAGTCGATGGAGATTCTGCTGCAGCAATGCGTTATACGGAATCTAAAATGTCGAAGATTTCGATGGAATTATTACGTGACTTAAACAAAAATACTGTTGATTATCGCGATAACTACGATGGTCAAGAAAAAGAACCAATTGTGTTACCAAGTCGATTCCCTAACCTTTTAGTAAACGGTACTTCAGGGATTGCTGTTGGTATGGCTACGAATATTCCGCCACACCATTTGGGCGAAACAATCGATGCGGTTTTGGCACTTGCTGATAATCCAGCAATCACGACTGAAGAACTTATGGAACATATCGAAGGACCTGATTTCCCGACTGGTGGTATTATCCTTGGTCGTAGTGGGATTCGTCGCGCTTATGAAACAGGTAAAGGTTCTGTGTTAATTCGTTCGGTTGTCGATATCGAAACAAAACCAAATGGCAAAGAAGTCATTATCGTTAATGAAATTCCTTTCCAAGTCAATAAAGCCCGTTTGATTGAAAAAATCGCAGAACTTGTGCGCGATAAGAAAATCGACGGAATTACTGATTTACGAGATGAGTCTGACCGTAACGGCATGCGTATTGTCATCGAAGTTCGCCGAGATGCCAGTGCAAGTGTTTTATTAAACAATTTATACAAACAAACGGCGATGCAAACCAGTTTTGGACTTAACATGCTGGCACTTGTAGACGGCCGACCAAAAGTTCTTAGCTTAAAAGAAATTCTTTTCCATTACCTTGAGCATCAGAAAGTGGTTATTCGTCGTCGTACACAATTCGAATTGACGAAAGCAGAAGATCGCGCTCATATTTTGGAAGGTTTGCGAATTGCATTAGATCATATTGATGCCATTATTGCGTTAATCCGTGGATCACAAACCGCAGAACAAGCACGCAATGGTTTAATGACTGATTTCAATTTAACTGAACGTCAATCTCAAGCCATTTTAGATATGCGATTGCAACGTTTAACAGGGTTGGAACGCGATAAAATTGAAGAAGAATATCAAGCATTAGTAAAATTAATCGAAGAATTGAGATACATTCTTGCGAATGATTACCGCATTCTTGAAATCATTAAAGAAGAAATGCTTGAAATTAAAGAACGCTTTAGCGACAAACGTAGAACTGAAATTACGACCGGTGGAGCGGAAATGTTTGAAGATGAAGATTTGATCCCAGTGGAAGCAACAGTATTAACACTGACTCATAACGGTTATATCAAACGTTTACCAGCTAACACTTACCGCAGTCAAAAACGCGGTGGACGTGGCGTACAAGGTATGGGGACAAACGAAGACGATTTCGTTGAACATTTATTGTATACGTCTACTCATGACACCATTCTATTCTTTACAAACAAAGGGAAAGTTTATCGTAAAAAAGGATATCAAATTCCTGAATACGGCCGGACTGCCAAAGGCTTACCATTGGTTAACCTTTTAGAAATTAGTAAAGAAGAGAAAGTTACAGCTGTTATCCGTGTGAAAGAATTCAAAGAAGACTCATTCTTCTTCTTTACAACACGTGAAGGTCTGAGCAAACGGACACCTGTAACAAATTATGCCAACATCCGTCAAAACGGTTTGATTGCGATTAGTCTTCGTGAAGAAGATGAACTTATTTCAGTGAAACTAACAGACGGCACTAAGGAAATGGTCATTGGTACTAAAGATGGTGCATTGATTCGCTTCCCTGAAACCGATATTCGCAGCATGGGCCGAACAGCTAGTGGAGTTCGGGGCATTCGTCTGCGTGAAGGCGATGCAGTAGTCGGTATGGAGATTTTGGATCCTAACGATAATGTATTGGTCATTACAGAGAAAGGATATGGTAAGCAGACGAAAGAATCTGAGTACCGTGTTCAATCTCGTGGCGGTATGGGAATCAAAACGTGTCAAATTACAGATAAAAACGGGCCTCTTGTTGCGGTGCGAACTGTTAATGGCACGGAAGATATCATGCTCATTACGGTCAATGGTATTTTAATTCGTATGGATGTTAACGATATTTCAACTACAGGCAGAAGTACGCAAGGCGTTCGTTTAATTCGATTAGGCGATGACGAAGTAGTAGCGACTGTGGCTAAAGTTAAAAAAGATATCGACGTTCCGGAAGAGTTAGAAGAAGGCGACGAAGAGAATGCAGAAACAGCAGTCAACGAAAACTCTGAAGCAAATGAAGTTGTTGCGGATGACCAAGTTGATCTTATAGAAGAAACTCCAGAAGAAGACGGAGAATAA